The following are encoded together in the Archocentrus centrarchus isolate MPI-CPG fArcCen1 chromosome 23, fArcCen1, whole genome shotgun sequence genome:
- the LOC115773669 gene encoding LOW QUALITY PROTEIN: mRNA-decapping enzyme 1B-like (The sequence of the model RefSeq protein was modified relative to this genomic sequence to represent the inferred CDS: inserted 1 base in 1 codon), whose translation MTATSAGSSSSLAAKGLDISLAALQRQDPYINNILDVASQVALYTYNNRTNEWEKTEVEGTLFIYTRLASPRHGFTIMNRLSMENLTEPITKDLDFQLQDPFLLYRNARLVIHGIWFYDKEDCRRIAQGMKTLTQQEQVLAQSHGGWLSRGGVGGGGEGEVKGVDIIQMLTKARTEYDKEKSTSEPKEIGGRGVLSGNPNLIKPIPVKPNTQDNEGAEPKPLSLATLFGSQHQHRSSKPDSVPLVNASPMGSSTGNESRPPVARTLTYDDTVNSGRNVASDGGIKAVVGQDGGNAVSGLLQSPTNSHQLQPNQPQHCPAIAKLMQGQRGVGSVGGVLQTVSESPENRLCDNGVLLEHHPHHHHLYHHQQPHHHHPHQLQPDPIKRLFQTQPPPPPTTSFSSAAPKCCSNPHLSSQPVLVDSASCAHLQAQQSQQLFFSLSNSQPEMQNSQTASTAQGTGLSQMPGMVSPHELLQKLQLVQQEQSLASNLLPRICPGLAPRFLGPAQSQGAGSALATVPNPTAGTAAHKAALQLQRIPATVAPTLLLSPSVFIQTKSSSGLSAVGQESCHTPLTVPRPXLQEEARILSRSQLQATLLHLIQTDSSFLDSIYEAYVSRFAKDSSSKY comes from the exons ATGACAGCGACTTCTGCAGGTAGCAGTAGCTCCCTTGCCGCTAAAGGACTGGACATAAGTCTGGCTGCTTTGCAGCGACAAGACCCATACATCAATAACATTTTGGACGTGGCGAGCCAAGTTGCCCTATATACTTATAACAACAGGACAAATGAGTGG gAGAAGACAGAAGTGGAAGGTactctttttatatatacaag GCTGGCGTCTCCCAGGCATGGCTTTACCATCATGAACCGACTCAGCATGGAGAATCTAACAGAGCCAATCACCAAAGACCTGGACTTCCAGCTCCAGGATCCATTCCTGCTTTACCGCAATGCACGAT TGGTAATCCATGGGATTTGGTTCTATGATAAGGAGGACTGTCGACGCATTGCCCAGGGGATGAAGAC TCTGACCCAACAGGAGCAGGTCCTGGCTCAGTCCCACGGTGGTTGGTTATCCCGAGGAGGAGtagggggaggaggagaaggtgaAGTAAAGGGAGTGGACATCATCCAGATGTTAACCAAAGCCCGCACAGAGTATGATAAG GAAAAGTCAACCTCAGAGCCAAAGGAGATTGGTGGTAGAGGCGTTCTAAGTGGAAACCCCAACCTGATTAAACCAATACCCGTTAAACCAAACACTCAG gacaatgaaggtgCTGAGCCCAAGCCTCTTTCTTTGGCTACTCTGTTTGGCTCTCAGCATCAGCATCGCTCATCTAAACCTGACTCTGTCCCTCTTGTGAATGCTTCACCAATGGGATCATCAACAGGAAATGAATCTCGCCCGCCTGTAGCTCGCACACTCACCTACGATGATACTGTGAATTCTGGCAGAAATGTGGCCTCTGATGGAGGTATCAAGGCTGTGGTTGGGCAAGATGGAGGAAATGCTGTTTCTGGCTTGCTGCAAAGTCCCACTAATTCTCACCAGCTGCAGCCTAACCAACCGCAGCACTGCCCGGCCATCGCAAAGCTCATGCAGGGACAGAGAGGTGTCGGTAGTGTTGGTGGGGTGCTGCAGACAGTATCCGAGTCCCCCGAGAACCGGCTGTGTGACAACGGGGTGCTGCTGGAGCATCACCCCCATCACCATCATCTTTATCACCATCAGCAGCCACACCACCATCACCCGCATCAGCTTCAACCTGACCCAATCAAGAGACTTTTCCAAACCCAGCCCCCTCCTCCACCCACAAcctctttctcctctgctgcCCCTAAGTGTTGCTCTAACCCTCATCTCTCCTCCCAGCCTGTACTAGTGGATTCTGCATCATGCGCTCACCTTCAAGCGCAACAAAgccagcagctgtttttcagcCTGTCCAATTCTCAACCTGAAATGCAGAACAGCCAAACAGCTTCAACCGCACAGGGAACAG GACTGTCTCAGATGCCAGGTATGGTGTCACCTCATGAGCTCCTCCAAAAGCTCCAGTTGGTCCAGCAGGAGCAAAGCCTGGCTTCTAATCTCCTGCCTCGAATCTGTCCAGGACTGGCTCCTCGATTCTTGGGGCCTGCTCAAAGTCAGGGTGCAGGCTCAGCTTTAGCCACTGTCCCAAACCCAACTGCAGGCACTGCAGCTCATAAAGCGGCACTGCAGTTACAG AGGATACCAGCCACTGTGGCCCCAACTCTGCTCCTTTCTCCCAGTGTATTCATCCAGACAAAGTCAAGCAGTGGGTTGTCAGCAGTTGGTCAGGAGAGCTGCCACACACCCTTAACTGTGCCAAGAC CCCTGCAAGAGGAGGCTAGAATCCTTTCCAGAAGTCAGCTTCAAGCCACACTGCTGCATCTGATACAG ACTGACAGCTCATTCCTGGACTCCATTTATGAAGCATATGTCAGCCGCTTTGCTAAGGACTCCAGCAGCAAGTATTGA